The following proteins are encoded in a genomic region of Oryza brachyantha chromosome 11, ObraRS2, whole genome shotgun sequence:
- the LOC102712028 gene encoding transcription repressor OFP13-like has protein sequence MGKKGLASVFSRLVVGEAVGAATASPSPSPSPAPWSWPSCGSNPRTVSSRHDDGDHQASCSDAGAAAAVARSRRRMAAGEMYKTVNSVYFDYADADGYSCFDDEEGAVDDDDDDSFSTTTASEEWSEAVIRSLGRTSTDRFFFDPGPPTTNSILAVAAAASEAKMFMASSAAPPPLLASLSTCQCHNDVGGEKEKLPEPPASLVEESVAVAVESDDPYHDFRSSMEEMVAAHGLRGWDALEELLVWYLRVNGKHNHALIVSAFVDLLISLAAAAATTTTSSGRSTASTSTACDVTTTTSPTSATTTTTTEPCRCGGGSSGASSDDLEEEEEEKKASGDLSRSRSRSSIAPSTLAAA, from the coding sequence ATGGGCAAGAAGGGCCTCGCCTCCGTCTTCTCCaggctcgtcgtcggcgaggcTGTCGGTGctgccaccgcctcgccgtcgccgtcgccgtccccggcGCCGTGGTCGTGGCCGTCCTGCGGGAGCAACCCCCGAACCGTCTCCTCccgccacgacgacggcgatcaCCAGGCGTCGTGTAGTGATGCTGGTGCGGCTGCGGCAGTCGCCAGGTCGCGGCGGAGGATGGCTGCTGGGGAGATGTACAAGACGGTCAACTCGGTGTACTTCGACTACGCTGACGCCGACGGCTACTCCTGcttcgacgacgaggagggagcggtggacgacgacgacgatgacagcTTCTCCACGACGACCGCGTCGGAGGAGTGGTCGGAGGCGGTCATCCGCAGCCTCGGCCGGACGTCCACCGACCGCTTCTTCTTCGACCCGGGCCCGCCGACGACCAACTCCATcctggccgtcgccgccgcggcgtcggagGCGAAGATGTTCATGGCGTCGtcagcggcgccgcctccactGCTGGCGTCGTTGTCGACGTGCCAGTGCCACaacgacgtcggcggcgagaagGAGAAGCTGCCGGAGCCTCCGGCGTCGCTGGTGGAGGAgagcgtggcggtggcggtggagtcGGATGACCCGTACCACGACTTCCGGTCGTCCATGGAGGAgatggtggcggcgcacgGGCTGCGCGGCTGGGACGCCCTGGAGGAGCTGCTCGTCTGGTACCTCCGCGTCAACGGCAAGCACAACCACGCCCTCATCGTCAGCGCCTTCGTCGACCTGCTCAtcagcctcgccgccgccgccgcaacaaCCACCACGAGCAGCGGCCGCAGCACGGCGAGCACCAGCACCGCCTGCGacgtcaccaccaccacaagtCCAACCTccgcaacaacaacaacaacaacggAGCCATGCCGATGCGGTGGTGGATCATCTGGTGCTTCCTCTGATGatctggaggaagaagaagaggagaagaaggcAAGTGGTGATCTCAGTAGGAGCAGAAGCAGGAGCAGCATAGCACCAAGTACACTTGCTGCTGCTTAA
- the LOC121055773 gene encoding transcription repressor OFP8-like — protein sequence MSTSSMARRSGGGGGGGGRQFPVGRRRHVPVVDSGCGCRPRRPRLLSLASFVVWPSSAASCKKAAAKVPAGRGGGGGWSPYYFRSSSSAASFSSSSAATTYSTGYSSASYFSSSRGRGGGGAKKAEDGKETYLAPPHKVKATTAAAPPGSKRTQHSTKKQKAGKRAAAEDDGGGVGVGVAVEKESSDPRADFRESMVQMVVEMGLCHWDDLRSMLRRLLALNAPAHHAAILTAFAEVCAQLAAPSPPPPPPAYGHPRR from the coding sequence ATGTCGACGTCGTCCATGGCGCGGcggagtggcggcggcggcggtggaggtgggAGGCAGTTCccggtggggcggcggcgccacgtgCCGGTGGTTGACTCCGGGTGCGGGTGCCGCCCGCGGAGGCCGAGGCTGCTCAGCCTGGCGTCCTTCGTCGTCTGGCCGTCGTCGGCCGCGTCGTGCAAGAAGGCGGCAGCGAAGGTGCCGgcggggagaggaggtggtggtggttggtcACCTTACTACTTCcggtcgtcgtcctccgccgcgtcgttctcctcctcctcggccgccaCCACCTACAGCACCGGCTACTCCTCCGCGAGCTacttctcctcctcccgcggtcgcggcggcggcggcgccaagaAAGCGGAGGACGGAAAAGAGACGTACCTTGCGCCGCCGCACAAGGTcaaggcgacgacggcggcggcaccgccgGGGAGCAAGAGGACGCAGCACAGCACGAAGAAGCAGAAGGCCGGCAagcgtgcggcggcggaggacgacggcggcggcgtgggcgtgggcgtggcggtggagaaGGAGTCATCGGACCCGCGAGCCGACTTCCGGGAGAGCATGGTGCAGATGGTGGTGGAGATGGGGCTGTGCCACTGGGACGACCTCCGCAGCATGCTCCGCCGCCTGCTCGCCCTCAACGCGCCCGCCCACCACGCCGCCATCCTCACCGCCTTCGCCGAGGTCTgcgcccagctcgccgccccctcccctcctcctccgccgccggcgtacGGCCATCCCCGCCGCTAG